In Pseudomonas saudiphocaensis, one DNA window encodes the following:
- the mgtE gene encoding magnesium transporter encodes MTEVEAKKPQESLQDRLAQVVELLHRQKIVEDLAYRQGIGQPQELIDNLEHRQNLVELQRKLEALHPADVAYILEALPLDDRLTVWQLVKSERDGDILLEVSDAVRETLIADMDDHEILAAAKDLDADELADLAAELPRDVVHELMETLDAQQRERVRSALSYEEDQVGALMDFEMVTIREDVSLEVVLRYLRRLKELPGHTDKLFVVDYDGVLKGVLPIKRLLVNDPEKQVAEVMANDPVTFHPDEDAYEAAQAFERYDLVSTPVVDKGGKLIGRLTIDEMVDLIREESESEVLNMAGLREEEDIFASVWKSLRNRWAWLALNLITAFVASRVIGLFDGSIEKLVALAALMPIVAGIGGNSGNQTITMIVRAMALDQMGTGNGFRLLRKEAGVGLLNGLIWGGVIGLVVYWLYGSWSLGVVMTAAMTLNLLLAALMGVLIPVTLARMGRDPALGSSVMITAVTDSGGFFIFLGLATLFLL; translated from the coding sequence ATGACTGAAGTAGAAGCAAAAAAGCCGCAGGAAAGTCTCCAGGATCGTCTGGCGCAAGTTGTCGAACTGCTGCATCGTCAAAAGATCGTTGAGGATCTTGCCTACCGCCAGGGTATCGGTCAGCCGCAGGAGCTGATCGACAACCTGGAGCATCGTCAGAATCTCGTCGAGCTGCAGCGCAAGTTGGAAGCGCTGCACCCGGCAGACGTTGCATACATCCTTGAAGCGCTGCCGCTGGATGACCGCCTGACCGTCTGGCAGCTGGTCAAGTCCGAGCGCGACGGTGACATCCTGCTCGAAGTTTCCGACGCGGTACGCGAGACGCTGATCGCCGACATGGATGATCACGAAATCCTGGCGGCCGCCAAGGATCTCGATGCCGACGAGCTGGCCGACCTGGCTGCAGAGCTGCCGCGCGACGTCGTCCACGAGCTGATGGAGACCCTTGATGCGCAGCAGCGTGAGCGCGTCCGTTCGGCCTTGTCCTACGAGGAGGATCAGGTCGGTGCCCTGATGGACTTCGAAATGGTCACGATCCGCGAGGATGTGAGCCTGGAGGTGGTCCTGCGTTATCTACGCCGACTCAAGGAGCTGCCTGGTCATACCGACAAGCTGTTCGTAGTGGATTACGACGGCGTGCTCAAGGGTGTTCTGCCCATCAAGCGTCTGTTGGTTAATGACCCTGAAAAGCAGGTGGCCGAGGTGATGGCCAATGATCCGGTCACTTTCCATCCCGATGAGGATGCCTACGAGGCAGCTCAGGCCTTCGAGCGTTATGACCTGGTTTCCACGCCTGTGGTGGACAAGGGGGGCAAGCTGATTGGCCGTTTGACCATCGATGAGATGGTTGACCTGATTCGTGAGGAGAGCGAGAGCGAAGTCCTCAACATGGCCGGTCTGCGTGAAGAGGAGGATATCTTTGCCTCGGTCTGGAAATCACTGCGCAACCGCTGGGCCTGGCTGGCGCTGAACCTGATTACGGCTTTCGTCGCGTCGCGAGTGATCGGGCTGTTCGATGGCTCGATCGAGAAGCTGGTGGCGCTGGCGGCTCTGATGCCGATCGTGGCGGGAATTGGCGGCAACTCGGGCAACCAGACAATTACCATGATTGTGCGGGCGATGGCCCTGGATCAGATGGGCACCGGCAATGGCTTCCGGTTGCTACGCAAGGAGGCGGGTGTAGGGCTGCTGAACGGTCTGATATGGGGTGGTGTGATAGGGCTGGTGGTCTACTGGCTCTACGGCAGTTGGTCGCTCGGGGTGGTCATGACTGCCGCGATGACGCTCAACCTTTTGCTGGCTGCGCTGATGGGCGTGCTGATTCCGGTGACTCTGGCACGCATGGGGCGAGATCCCGCCCTGGGGTCGAGTGTGATGATCACTGCAGTGACTGACAGTGGTGGTTTCTTCATCTTCCTTGGGTTGGCGACGCTCTTCCTGCTCTGA
- a CDS encoding flagella synthesis protein FlgN — MRDTELLQQLTEDVGTAQKLLELMDAEYLALAERNLAGLEALLTQKQALLAILGQHGTLRSQTLAKSQLSIDKNGLAAFAAASTVGPGILEQAELLDKALEACRIANERNGQQIRNNQSAVNSMLTVLQGNNQTPDLYDRRGSAAKSSYNRPLSQA, encoded by the coding sequence ATGCGTGATACTGAACTGCTTCAACAGCTCACCGAAGATGTCGGCACCGCGCAGAAGCTTCTTGAGCTCATGGACGCCGAATATCTGGCACTTGCCGAACGCAACCTGGCTGGCTTGGAAGCGTTGCTCACGCAAAAACAGGCCCTACTGGCAATTCTGGGACAGCACGGCACCCTCCGCAGCCAGACACTCGCCAAGTCACAACTGAGCATCGACAAGAATGGCCTTGCGGCTTTCGCCGCTGCATCAACGGTGGGCCCCGGCATTCTGGAACAGGCGGAGCTGCTCGATAAAGCACTCGAAGCCTGCCGGATCGCCAACGAGCGCAACGGCCAGCAAATCCGCAACAACCAGAGCGCCGTTAACAGCATGCTGACCGTGCTACAGGGCAACAACCAGACCCCGGATCTCTATGATCGACGCGGTAGCGCAGCCAAAAGCTCCTACAACCGCCCTCTCAGCCAAGCCTAA
- a CDS encoding PA3371 family protein, whose protein sequence is MTIHAFLFLSLCIACSILGLTAEMSDSWATLAKVGAVVFGALFAGSLVIGKRIKFDPVLR, encoded by the coding sequence ATGACCATCCATGCTTTTCTGTTTCTGTCACTGTGCATCGCCTGCTCAATACTGGGACTGACAGCTGAAATGAGCGATAGCTGGGCTACCTTGGCAAAAGTTGGAGCCGTGGTGTTCGGGGCGCTCTTTGCAGGTTCACTGGTGATCGGAAAACGGATCAAGTTCGACCCCGTCCTGCGCTGA
- a CDS encoding chemotaxis protein CheV, with translation MAGVLDSVNQRTQLVGQNRLELLLFRLEGKQLYGINVFKVREVLQCPRLTLMPKSSPVVRGVANIRGSTLSILDLSLATGKAALDDLTNSFTIIVEYNNRVLGFLVHSVERIVNMNWEDILPPPQGVGTDHYLTAVTHVDGQMVEIIDVEKVLAEVAPVSEQVSVGVGSVEMHDRTSSSRVLIVDDSSVARKQIVRCLQGLGIEVVTQNDGRQALNYLKGLIAEGKKPSEEFMMMISDIEMPEMDGYTLTTEVRQDPAMGDMHILLHTSLSGVFNLSMVQRVGADDFLAKFQPDDLANRVLDRIRTTG, from the coding sequence ATGGCCGGTGTATTGGATTCGGTTAATCAGCGTACTCAGCTGGTAGGGCAAAACCGCCTTGAATTGTTGTTGTTCAGGCTCGAAGGCAAGCAGCTTTACGGAATCAACGTCTTCAAGGTCAGGGAAGTGCTACAGTGCCCACGGCTGACGCTGATGCCCAAGTCGAGTCCGGTCGTGCGGGGTGTTGCCAATATCCGAGGCAGTACGCTCTCCATCCTCGATCTCTCGCTGGCGACAGGCAAAGCGGCGCTGGATGATCTGACCAACAGCTTCACCATCATTGTCGAGTACAACAATAGGGTGCTTGGCTTCCTGGTTCACTCGGTCGAGCGGATCGTCAATATGAACTGGGAGGATATTCTTCCACCGCCCCAGGGCGTGGGGACCGACCATTACCTGACGGCTGTGACTCATGTAGATGGCCAGATGGTCGAGATCATCGACGTTGAAAAGGTGCTGGCTGAGGTGGCGCCCGTCTCCGAACAGGTGTCGGTTGGTGTCGGCAGCGTAGAGATGCACGACCGCACGTCTTCCAGTCGCGTACTGATCGTCGATGACTCGTCAGTGGCGCGCAAGCAGATCGTCCGTTGTTTGCAGGGGTTGGGTATCGAGGTGGTCACGCAAAACGACGGCCGCCAGGCGCTGAACTATCTCAAAGGGCTTATCGCAGAAGGCAAGAAGCCGTCCGAGGAGTTCATGATGATGATTTCCGACATCGAGATGCCGGAAATGGACGGTTATACGCTGACAACCGAAGTGCGGCAGGATCCGGCTATGGGTGATATGCATATTCTGCTGCATACTTCGCTCTCCGGGGTATTCAACCTGAGCATGGTCCAGCGAGTCGGGGCGGATGACTTCCTCGCCAAGTTCCAGCCGGATGATCTGGCCAATCGAGTGCTTGATCGAATCCGCACCACGGGTTGA
- a CDS encoding Arc family DNA-binding protein: protein MRPMKQAVYSSRTADKFVVRLPDGMRERIAEVARNHHRSMNSEIIARLEQSLLQEGALGDDLNMRLDSPELSLHERELLQRFRHLAHRQQNALIALIAQDSEAGKEED from the coding sequence ATGCGCCCAATGAAGCAGGCAGTTTATTCCAGCCGTACGGCTGACAAGTTTGTCGTTCGGCTACCCGATGGGATGCGTGAGCGGATTGCGGAAGTTGCACGTAATCATCACCGCAGTATGAATTCGGAGATCATTGCCCGCCTGGAGCAAAGCCTTCTTCAGGAAGGTGCACTGGGTGATGATCTGAACATGCGTCTCGACAGCCCCGAGCTGTCACTGCATGAGCGTGAGTTGCTGCAACGGTTCCGGCATCTTGCGCATCGCCAACAGAACGCGCTGATTGCGCTGATTGCGCAAGACAGCGAAGCCGGCAAAGAAGAAGACTGA
- the cheR gene encoding protein-glutamate O-methyltransferase CheR, with the protein MSGDLEFDQFRVFLEKSCGILLGNNKQYLVSSRLNKLMEQQGLKSLGELVRLIQGQSHRGLREQVIDAMTTNETLWFRDTYPFEVLKSRVLPELLKSAPGQRLRIWSAACSSGQEPYSLSMTVDEYERSNPGQPKPSVQIVATELSATMLAACKAAEYDSLAIARGLSSERLQRYFDVKTPGRWVVKPAIRSRVEFRVQNLLDSYAVLGKFDVVFCRNVLIYFSADVKKDILKRIHATLKPGGYLFLGASEALNGLPELYQMVQCSPGIIYKAK; encoded by the coding sequence GTGTCAGGTGATCTGGAATTCGATCAGTTTCGAGTGTTCCTGGAAAAGAGCTGCGGCATTCTTCTGGGTAACAACAAGCAGTACCTGGTTTCCAGTCGGCTCAACAAGCTGATGGAGCAACAGGGGCTGAAGAGTCTTGGCGAGCTGGTTCGTCTCATTCAAGGGCAATCCCACAGGGGGTTGCGTGAGCAGGTCATCGATGCGATGACGACCAACGAAACACTTTGGTTTCGCGACACCTATCCATTCGAGGTGCTCAAAAGCCGCGTACTTCCCGAGTTGCTTAAGTCCGCGCCGGGGCAGCGGCTGCGCATCTGGTCGGCTGCCTGCTCGTCTGGGCAAGAGCCCTATTCGTTGTCGATGACTGTCGATGAGTATGAGCGCAGCAATCCTGGCCAGCCCAAGCCTTCGGTGCAGATCGTCGCGACCGAGTTGTCCGCCACCATGCTTGCAGCCTGTAAGGCAGCAGAGTACGACAGTCTGGCCATTGCGCGGGGTTTGTCGAGTGAGCGATTGCAGCGCTATTTCGATGTCAAGACGCCTGGGCGCTGGGTCGTCAAGCCGGCCATTCGCAGTCGTGTAGAGTTCCGGGTGCAGAATCTTCTCGATAGCTATGCGGTTCTGGGCAAGTTCGATGTGGTGTTCTGCCGGAATGTGCTGATCTACTTTTCCGCGGATGTGAAGAAGGACATCCTCAAGCGTATTCACGCCACTCTGAAGCCGGGTGGTTACTTGTTCCTCGGGGCCTCCGAGGCGCTCAACGGTCTGCCAGAGCTATATCAGATGGTTCAGTGCAGCCC
- a CDS encoding ATP-dependent DNA helicase yields the protein MSYRVAVRALCEFTAKEGDLDLRFTPSPTAQEGIAGHQAVVSRRGGHYLAELPLSGSYPGLLVSGRADGYDPEANRLEEIKTHRGDISRIPANHRLLHWAQVKVYGWLLCEQLGLEELELAVVYFEVMTQVEHAFTECFCASDLKAFFDQQCLRFLRFAEQERAHRLERDDYLDALTFPYPAFRHGQRQLAEAVYRSARDGHTLMAQATTGIGKTLGTLFPQLKAMPGQQLDRLFFLTAKTPGRRLALDALHSLRPEHQATPLRVLEHVARDKSCEHPDKSCHGQSCPLARGFYDRLPAARHAALQHGWLPQEQVRRIALEHQICPYYLSQELCRWADVVVGDYNYYFDMGALLYSLTTLNEWRVAVLVDEAHNLVDRARSMYSAELDQSILHDLLRRAPARIRSELQRVGRHWEQLNRVQEHDYQIYPSVPDLFVAALQKAVTAITDHLSEQPDGNDRSLLQFYLDAMLFCRLSEAYGPHSLCDITRQTGNAMSLDTTLCLRNVVPAPFLAARFDEAHTTTLFSATLRPANYYRDLLGLPEETQWIDVASPFAAEQLSVRVVRNLSTRYQHRESSLAPICQLMAEQYRREPGNYLAFFSSYAYLEQVRELFETLHPDIPTSVQTRNMLEGERQAFLDRFTLSSEGIGFAVLGGAFGEGIDLPGKRLIGAFIATLGLPQVNVVNEEIKARVQEMFGEAHGYDYAYLYPGMQKVVQAAGRVIRTTDDRGVVYLLDDRFAQAKARNLLPSWWQVESCWL from the coding sequence ATGAGCTATCGGGTCGCGGTGCGGGCGCTGTGTGAATTCACCGCCAAAGAGGGCGACCTCGACCTGCGCTTCACGCCCTCGCCCACCGCCCAGGAAGGCATCGCCGGACATCAGGCCGTGGTCAGCCGGCGCGGCGGGCACTACCTGGCGGAACTGCCTCTGAGTGGCAGTTATCCAGGGCTATTGGTCAGCGGCCGCGCTGACGGCTACGACCCCGAAGCCAACCGCCTGGAAGAGATCAAGACCCACCGCGGCGACATCAGCCGCATCCCGGCCAACCACCGGCTGCTGCACTGGGCCCAGGTCAAGGTCTACGGCTGGCTGCTTTGCGAACAGCTCGGGCTGGAAGAACTGGAGCTGGCGGTGGTGTATTTCGAGGTCATGACCCAGGTCGAGCACGCCTTCACCGAGTGTTTCTGCGCCTCTGACCTGAAAGCCTTCTTCGATCAACAGTGCCTGCGCTTTCTACGCTTTGCCGAGCAGGAACGAGCCCACCGTCTAGAGCGTGACGACTACCTGGACGCCTTGACCTTCCCCTACCCCGCTTTTCGCCATGGCCAGCGGCAACTGGCCGAAGCGGTCTATCGCAGCGCCCGTGATGGCCACACGCTGATGGCCCAGGCTACCACGGGAATCGGCAAGACCCTGGGCACGCTGTTTCCCCAGCTCAAGGCTATGCCCGGTCAGCAACTGGATCGGCTGTTCTTCCTCACCGCCAAGACGCCCGGCCGCCGCCTGGCCCTGGACGCGCTGCACAGCCTACGCCCTGAGCATCAGGCCACACCACTGCGGGTGCTGGAGCATGTGGCGCGAGACAAGTCCTGTGAACATCCGGACAAGAGCTGCCATGGACAATCCTGCCCGCTGGCCAGGGGATTCTATGATCGCCTGCCGGCGGCTCGGCACGCCGCCCTCCAACACGGCTGGCTGCCTCAGGAGCAAGTACGCCGCATCGCCCTGGAACACCAGATCTGCCCCTACTACCTGAGCCAGGAATTATGCCGTTGGGCGGACGTGGTGGTCGGCGATTACAACTACTACTTCGACATGGGCGCCCTGCTCTACAGTCTGACCACCCTCAACGAGTGGCGCGTCGCTGTGCTGGTGGATGAGGCGCACAACCTGGTCGACCGGGCGCGCAGCATGTACAGCGCCGAACTGGACCAATCCATCCTTCACGACCTGCTGCGCCGGGCGCCGGCGCGCATCCGCAGCGAGTTGCAGCGCGTGGGTCGGCATTGGGAACAGCTCAACCGCGTGCAGGAACACGACTACCAGATTTACCCCAGCGTGCCGGATCTTTTCGTCGCGGCCCTGCAAAAAGCCGTAACCGCCATCACCGACCACCTGAGCGAACAGCCTGACGGCAACGACCGCAGCCTGCTGCAGTTCTACCTGGACGCCATGCTGTTCTGTCGCCTGAGCGAGGCCTACGGCCCCCATTCGCTGTGCGATATCACCCGCCAAACCGGCAACGCAATGAGCCTGGACACCACCCTGTGCCTGCGCAACGTGGTACCGGCGCCGTTTCTCGCTGCGCGCTTCGACGAGGCCCACACCACTACGCTGTTCTCGGCCACATTGCGTCCGGCCAACTATTACCGCGACCTGCTGGGCCTGCCGGAAGAGACCCAGTGGATTGATGTAGCCTCACCCTTTGCTGCCGAACAGCTGAGCGTTCGCGTGGTGCGCAATCTGTCCACTCGTTATCAGCATCGTGAAAGCAGCCTGGCGCCCATCTGCCAACTGATGGCCGAGCAGTACCGACGCGAGCCTGGCAACTACCTGGCCTTTTTCAGCAGCTATGCCTACCTGGAGCAAGTACGCGAACTTTTCGAAACCCTGCACCCGGACATCCCCACCAGCGTGCAGACCCGAAACATGCTGGAAGGCGAGCGGCAGGCCTTTCTCGACCGCTTCACCTTGAGTTCTGAAGGCATTGGCTTTGCCGTGCTGGGCGGCGCTTTTGGCGAGGGCATCGACCTGCCCGGCAAACGTTTGATCGGTGCCTTTATCGCCACCCTCGGTTTGCCTCAGGTCAATGTGGTCAACGAAGAAATCAAAGCCCGAGTGCAGGAGATGTTCGGCGAAGCCCATGGCTACGATTACGCCTACCTCTACCCGGGAATGCAAAAGGTCGTGCAGGCCGCCGGTCGCGTGATCCGCACCACCGATGACCGTGGCGTGGTTTATCTGCTGGATGACCGCTTTGCGCAAGCCAAGGCAAGAAACCTGCTTCCCAGTTGGTGGCAGGTGGAGTCTTGCTGGCTGTAA
- a CDS encoding flagellar brake protein has product MSNPFAKDEGPQPPQILKTPVEIYSSLRALNESNTPLLLRFTERSQRYQTFLVDINQEKGWIAIDELVPNDGERLLLAGEAFQIEGFQEGVRIAWNNEYPAHAGELNDAPCYWIPLPLEIQYHQRRNAYRAQLIGQPISAVLDGRMIKKPLEGTLLDMSATGCKLSFKGDIQDRLQTGQIYEKFSARLPFGTITTEVELRHLIYDEKIDITFCGLRFYRISGMTQRQVERFVYQMQREARRDQVVSRFD; this is encoded by the coding sequence GTGTCCAACCCTTTTGCGAAGGATGAAGGCCCACAGCCGCCTCAAATCCTCAAGACGCCCGTTGAAATCTATTCCAGCCTGCGCGCCCTTAACGAAAGCAATACGCCTCTACTGCTCCGCTTTACTGAACGTAGCCAGCGCTATCAGACCTTTCTAGTGGATATAAACCAGGAAAAAGGCTGGATCGCCATCGATGAGCTGGTGCCCAATGATGGCGAACGACTCTTACTAGCCGGAGAAGCCTTTCAGATCGAAGGCTTTCAGGAAGGCGTTCGCATTGCCTGGAACAACGAATACCCGGCCCATGCCGGCGAGCTCAACGACGCCCCCTGTTACTGGATCCCGCTGCCTCTAGAGATTCAATACCACCAGCGTCGCAACGCATATCGGGCTCAACTTATAGGGCAACCCATCAGCGCCGTGCTCGATGGACGCATGATCAAGAAGCCGCTGGAAGGCACGCTGCTGGACATGTCGGCCACCGGCTGCAAGCTGAGTTTCAAGGGCGACATTCAGGATCGCCTGCAAACCGGTCAGATTTACGAGAAGTTTTCGGCCCGCCTACCTTTCGGCACAATCACCACCGAAGTGGAACTGCGCCACCTCATCTACGATGAAAAAATCGACATAACCTTCTGCGGTCTGCGTTTCTACCGTATCAGCGGGATGACTCAACGGCAGGTCGAACGCTTCGTCTATCAGATGCAGCGTGAAGCGCGACGCGATCAAGTAGTAAGCCGTTTCGACTAG
- a CDS encoding VRR-NUC domain-containing protein produces MPSSLAVEFYYVGNFRTAILWVQERYADLLTVEERTFIECFFGLTLPAQALLVRMIMRRGCHFRLSKLDYPEIGDSLAAALMLLELGWLSEQALLSATEVAKLLRKEEVLAHLPLLDRRAVQKKSELLEQLLAQDLPAQSFISWCPNLDDRVLSLQVGELCDRLRLMFFGNLSQEWSEFVLVDLGIYRYEPVKITPHSRGFQCRQDIEDYLHLRGLRQHCDEGHDVEAILPALLSFSSENPYLRTRQSRLLFQVAQQLERCGELEQALTLYRQTSHDQSRWRQIRVLEQLGRDIEALEHAQIFSQQPGSDEESQRLERALPRLRRRLGLPLGKRTKSFAEARLDLTLSPVESCVEIAVRDHLHQDTAPVFYVENSLLCSLFGLLCWDAIFAPLPGAFFHPFHSGPADLYSPEFHPRRQALFERCLAHLEQPDYPQLLRERYREKFGVQSPFVFWTTLDEPLLEMALHCIPAHHLQACFTRLLKDLKANRAGMPDLIQLYPHERRYRMIEVKGPGDRLQDNQKRWLSFAAEQGIAVEVCYVTWAAA; encoded by the coding sequence ATGCCTTCCAGTCTTGCAGTCGAGTTCTACTACGTTGGCAACTTTCGTACCGCCATTCTCTGGGTGCAGGAGCGCTATGCCGATTTGCTGACAGTTGAGGAGCGCACCTTTATTGAGTGCTTCTTTGGACTGACACTACCCGCCCAGGCGCTGCTGGTGCGAATGATCATGCGCCGCGGCTGCCACTTTCGCCTGAGCAAACTCGACTATCCCGAAATTGGCGACAGCCTGGCCGCAGCCCTGATGCTGCTCGAGCTTGGCTGGCTAAGTGAGCAGGCATTGCTGAGCGCCACAGAGGTAGCCAAGCTGCTGCGCAAAGAGGAAGTGCTCGCTCACCTGCCGCTACTGGACCGCCGCGCCGTACAGAAGAAAAGCGAGCTGCTTGAACAGCTGTTGGCTCAAGACCTGCCGGCTCAGAGTTTCATTAGCTGGTGCCCCAATCTGGATGATCGAGTGCTGAGTCTGCAGGTGGGCGAGCTCTGCGACCGTCTGCGCCTGATGTTCTTCGGCAACCTGAGTCAGGAGTGGTCCGAGTTCGTCCTGGTCGACCTGGGCATCTACCGCTACGAGCCAGTAAAGATCACCCCACACTCTCGCGGATTTCAGTGTCGCCAGGACATTGAGGATTACCTGCACCTGCGCGGGCTACGCCAGCACTGCGACGAAGGCCACGACGTGGAAGCAATCCTGCCGGCGTTGCTTAGCTTTTCCTCGGAGAATCCGTACCTGCGCACCCGCCAGTCACGACTACTATTCCAGGTCGCCCAGCAACTGGAACGCTGTGGCGAGCTGGAACAGGCCCTGACGCTTTACCGGCAGACCAGTCACGACCAGTCACGCTGGCGGCAGATTCGCGTCCTGGAGCAACTGGGCCGCGATATCGAAGCCCTGGAACACGCACAAATCTTTAGCCAACAGCCCGGCAGCGACGAGGAAAGCCAGCGCCTTGAGCGCGCCCTGCCCCGCCTGCGGCGCAGGCTCGGCTTACCACTGGGCAAGCGGACCAAGTCGTTTGCCGAGGCGCGACTTGATCTGACGCTTTCGCCTGTCGAGAGCTGCGTAGAAATTGCCGTGCGCGACCATCTGCATCAGGACACCGCACCGGTGTTTTATGTGGAAAACTCCCTTCTATGCAGCCTGTTCGGCTTGCTGTGCTGGGATGCCATCTTTGCCCCGCTGCCTGGCGCCTTCTTTCATCCATTCCACAGCGGACCGGCAGACCTGTACAGCCCGGAATTCCACCCTCGGCGCCAGGCGCTTTTCGAGCGGTGCCTGGCGCATCTTGAACAACCCGACTACCCGCAGCTGCTGCGCGAGCGTTACCGGGAAAAGTTCGGTGTTCAGTCGCCGTTCGTGTTCTGGACAACGCTAGATGAGCCGCTCCTGGAGATGGCCCTGCACTGCATTCCTGCGCACCACCTACAGGCCTGTTTCACCCGTCTGCTGAAAGACCTGAAGGCCAACCGCGCCGGCATGCCCGACCTGATCCAGCTCTACCCCCACGAGCGGCGCTACCGCATGATCGAGGTGAAAGGCCCCGGTGACCGCCTGCAGGACAACCAGAAACGCTGGCTGAGCTTCGCCGCCGAACAGGGCATTGCCGTTGAGGTGTGTTACGTGACCTGGGCGGCGGCATGA
- the flgA gene encoding flagellar basal body P-ring formation chaperone FlgA has translation MSEQMTFSRRTYKAFISATLLPLLCGLGQLAESATVTRPEQLIGATREFLEREVADYLQRSQIQARYQVEVNRLDPRLRLALCDQPLTTKLESPAQPIGRATVRVSCEGTAPWSVFVPAQIHLYRDVVVARRPLQRNSTIEAADITLAERDVGLLNQGYLTSLDQALGNKLTRPLQPDQVLPPSQVSPAEVVRKGDQVVITAKNSTINVRMPGEALSDGALGSQIRVKNLRSGRVIRARVTGPGQVEVMM, from the coding sequence ATGAGCGAACAGATGACTTTTTCCCGGCGGACATACAAGGCTTTTATCAGCGCAACCCTTTTGCCGCTGCTGTGCGGACTAGGCCAGCTTGCCGAATCGGCAACCGTAACGCGACCTGAACAGCTTATCGGCGCGACACGGGAATTTCTTGAGCGCGAGGTGGCTGATTATCTGCAACGCAGCCAGATCCAGGCGCGCTATCAGGTCGAGGTCAACCGGCTGGACCCGCGGCTGCGCCTGGCCTTGTGTGACCAGCCTTTGACAACGAAACTGGAAAGTCCCGCCCAGCCGATCGGTCGAGCCACGGTTCGAGTAAGCTGCGAAGGCACTGCACCCTGGTCCGTTTTCGTACCTGCACAAATCCATCTGTATCGCGATGTCGTTGTGGCCAGAAGACCACTGCAGCGCAACAGCACTATCGAAGCCGCAGACATAACGCTGGCCGAACGAGATGTTGGCCTGCTGAATCAGGGCTATCTCACTTCGCTCGACCAAGCCCTGGGCAACAAACTCACACGTCCGCTACAACCGGACCAGGTGTTGCCGCCCAGCCAGGTATCGCCAGCCGAAGTCGTGCGCAAGGGAGATCAGGTGGTAATCACCGCGAAAAACTCGACAATAAATGTGAGAATGCCCGGCGAGGCGTTGTCAGATGGGGCACTGGGTAGCCAGATCAGGGTTAAGAACCTACGCTCTGGACGAGTGATCAGGGCTAGGGTCACGGGCCCAGGACAAGTAGAAGTTATGATGTAA
- the flgM gene encoding flagellar biosynthesis anti-sigma factor FlgM has product MVIDFNRPNGAANLPNSGRSNGVQSTDQPAAQQNPVADTAKGTNNTVASGENVQLSPEAQRLQQATEKLNQQPSVDQERVARIRQAIADGSYQVDSQRVASKLLSFESQH; this is encoded by the coding sequence ATGGTTATCGATTTCAACCGGCCTAATGGTGCCGCCAACCTGCCTAACAGCGGGCGTAGCAACGGCGTTCAAAGTACCGACCAGCCTGCTGCACAGCAGAATCCAGTGGCCGATACGGCCAAGGGCACCAACAACACCGTGGCATCGGGCGAGAATGTTCAGCTCAGCCCCGAAGCACAGCGACTGCAGCAGGCAACGGAAAAGCTCAACCAGCAGCCTTCGGTTGACCAGGAGCGTGTTGCCCGCATTCGCCAGGCCATTGCTGACGGCAGCTACCAGGTGGACAGCCAGCGCGTGGCATCGAAACTGCTGTCTTTCGAAAGCCAGCACTGA